CCCGCCCTTCCCCTTGCGCACGAAGACCTTGTCGATCTCCCAGTCACGGCGGGCCGGCAACTGCAGGATGGCCACGTCGAGCACCGTGACCTGCTCGCCCGAGCCGGTGAGGCTGACCCTGCGGTCGAGCAACTCGCCGAGCACCAGGCGCTCGGTCGGCCGCTGCTCGAAACGCCGCATGTTGACCACACCGGTGGTGATGACCTGGCCCGACTCGACACCGGTGACCCGGGTCATGGGCAGGAAGATCCGGCGGCGCCCGTGCACTTCCACGACAAGCCCGAGCAGCCGCGGCGGGCGCTGGCCGACCCGGAGCATGGCCACGAGGTCGCGTACCCGGCCGACCTGATCCCCGTTGGGGTCGAAGACCGGCACGCCCGCGAGGTGTGAGACGAAGATCCGCGAAGCGCCAGCCGCCATGCTCTGCGCCTCCTCACACATGCTCCGGTACGTCGCTTTGTGGTGGCTTCGGACTGGTTCAGGCTAGCCCGCACCGGTCGTCACCGCTCCTGTGAGCGGTCCGTCCGGCTCGCCCCCCGAGCGCTCGACAACCCCGGGTACGCTGCCCTCTTGCCACCCCACCACCAGGACGAGAGGCAGTGCGCACGTGACCGCTCTCCCCCCGGCTGCCGCAGCACGGGCCCGTCGGACGGCACTCTCCGCCGCACTCTGCGCGGGGATCACCGCGGCCCTCACCGCGGTCACCGGATGCGGCGAGGACCCGGACGCGGGCACGAACGGCGTCGGCAAGCTCGACGCCCCCGCCATCGAGGAGAGGGCCAAGGCGGCGGTGGACGGGGCGCAGTCGGTACGGCTCACCGGGACGCTGGTGTCCAAGGGCGGCACCTACAAGCTGAACATGCGGCTCAAGAAGGCCGGCGGCAGCGGGTCGGTCACGACGAAGAACTCGACGTTCGCGCTGCTGCGGGTCGGTGACGAGCTGTATCTGAAGGCCGACAGGGACTTCTGGAAGCAGGCGGGCGGAACGTCAGCGGAGAAGCTGGACGACAAGTACGTGAGGGTCCCGGAGGACGACCCCACGTACAAGCAGTTGCGCGGTTTCACCGAGATGGCCACCCTGCTGGACGGGGTCCTCGATCTGCACGGCCCGCTCAGCAAGGGCGCCTACGACACGGTGGGCGGCAGCCGCACCATCAAGGTCCTCGGCGGCGAGGGCAGCGGCGGCACGCTGGACGTGTCCCTCAAGGGCAGCCCGTATCCCCTGCGCTTCGCCCGCGCGGGCGGGGCGGGGGTGCTGACGCTGGCGGACTGGAACGAGGCGTTCGAGCTGACCGCGCCTGAGAAGGGGGAGAGCGTGGACTACGGCCGCGAGCTCCCGCGCACGAAGTAGCCCCCGAGCACCCGGCGGGCGAGGCCGCCGGCGGACAGGAGCTGCCTACGGGCATCCTGCGGGCAGGACCTGCGTGCGGGCCCCGCGAGTCCCGCTACCCCCGCTTGCCGCGGCGGAGCAGGAGGCGGGGGAGGCCCGGGGGGATGGGGTGGCGCGTGGTCGCCGACGTGGGCAGCGGGGGCGCGGCCAGGGACCCGTCCGGGTGCTCCGTGGAGGCCGTGCACGGCGACAGGCGCAGTACCCTGCACTCCCGTGCCCAGCGCTCCGTCATCGCCTCGCCGTCCGGCGCGTTCAGGCGCTTCCCCTTCAGTTCGCCCACCGCGGCCTCCCACTCATCGGACCCCGGCGCGAGCTCGCTCACCGCGGCGGTCCAGGCCACCAGTCGGCCGCCCTTGTCCTTGCTGCGCACGGTCACCTCGGCGGTGGAGCCCGCGGCGAGGCCGGGCAACGGCTGCTCGCCGTGCCCGTCGCCCACCACATGAGCCGCGCCGTCGTGCCACACGTGCCACAGTGCACGGGCGGGGCCGGTGCCACGGACCCAGATGAGGCCGGACTTCTTGGTGGCCTCTTCGACCAGGGCCTGGTCGGGCAGCGACAGCGGGGTAGCGGCGTCAGTCATGCGAGCAGCCTATTAGAGCCAGCCGTTGCGCTTCAGGGTGCGGTGAATGGTGAGACAGACTCCGACGATGCCGACGAGCACCATCGGGTAGCCGTAGCGCCAGTGCAGCTCCGGCATGTGGTCGAAGTTCATCCCGTAGACACCGCACACGGCCGTCGGGACGGCGACGATCGCCGCCCAGGACGTGATCTTGCGCATGTCCTCGTTCTGCGCGACCGTCGCCTGTGCCAGATTCGCCTGGAGGATCGAGTTCAGCAGCTCGTCGAACCCGATGACCTGCTCCTGAACCCGGGCCAGGTGGTCGGCCACATCGCGGAAGTACTTCTGGATGTCGGGGTCCACCAGCCGCATCGGCCGCTCGCTCAGCAGCTGCATGGGGCGCAGCAGCGGGGTCACCGCGCGCTTGAACTCCAGCACCTCGCGCTTGAGCTGGTAGATGCGCCCGGTGTCGGTGCCCCGGGTGCTCCCCTTGGCGGGTGCCGAGAAGACATCGCTCTCGATCTCGTCGATGTCGACCTGGACCGCGTCCGCCACCGCGATGTACCCGTCCACGACGTGGTCGGCGATGGCGTGCAGCACCGCCGACGGGCCCTTGGCGAGCAGCTCGGGGTCGTCCTGGAGCCGGTGCCGCAGATTGCGCAGCGAACCCTGCCCGCCGTGCCGCACGGTGATGACGAAGTCGGGCCCGGTGAAGCACATCACCTCGCCGGTCTCCACGACCTCGCTGTTGGCGGTCAGCTCGGCGTGCTCCACGTAGTGGATGGTCTTGAACACGGTGAAGAGGGTGTCGTCGTACCGCTCCAGCTTGGGGCGCTGATGGGCGTGCACGGCGTCCTCGACGGCCAGCGGGTGGAGACCGAACACCGCGGCGATTCCCGCGAACTCCTCCTCCGTCGGCTCGTGCAGCCCGATCCAGGCGAAGCCGCCGTCCTCGCGTACCCGCAGCATGGCCTGCTGCGGGGTGAGGCAGCTGCCGTCCTTCACCCGCTCGCCGTCACGGTAGACGGCGCAGTCCACGACGGCGCTGGAGGCGGATGGGTCGCGGGTGGTGTCGTAAGTGCTGTAGGCGCTGCTGGTCTTGCGCAGCGCGGGGCGGACCGCTTGACGCAGGTCGCGGATCATCGACATGGCAGGCTCCTTCACGGGAAGCCGCCGGTGCGTGACGTGGCACAGCCCGGAATGGGGACGTTTTCTGGATACGTCCGCAAAGCGGGCGGCACCGCGGGACGCGATGACGGCGTTCGCTACAGACAGTCAGGCAAGGGCGATGTGCTCTTCCGACGTGCGCGATGCCGTGGTGCGCGGCGCGAGAGTTCGACGGACCGGAGGGCTCAGTCGGCCCAGGGGTGCTGAAAGTCGGTCAGAAGACGAGGAAATGCGCGGAAGAGCGGTTGGTACTGCACGGTCGACTTCGATCCACCGCAGCCCCACCTCCTCCGGCCGGTCCCCCGTAGGGGATGACGTGTCGTCGGGAACGGTCGCTGATCTCCGGTCCTCGCGGAGGCGCCGTCACACACAGGTATTCCCGAACAGGCGGCCAAGCCTATCAGCCGACTGAGGGTCAATCTCTTCCTTTGCCCGTTCCCGATGAGATCTATGCTCGCGGGATGGGAGAAATTCTTGCTCTGGTCGAGGCCCGTCTGCTCACCGCGTTCGGAGAGCCGGACGCGCGTGCCGCGGTGACGTTCCTCGGCACGGACCGGATCGAGGTGCTCCGCTTCATCGACGGGGGCGGCGGAGGCGTCGTCCGGTACGCCACGCTGGGCATGTCGGCGCAACCCATGAACGACCCCAAGGACCTCCTCGCCGACCCGGTGAAGGGACCGCGCGCCGAGCTGCTGCTGTCGGTGCGGGGTGGGCTCGCCGACACCGACAAGGTGCTGCGGCCGCTTGCCGTGCTGGCCTCGTCGCCGCAGGTGGAAGGGGTGATCATGGCTCCGGGGAATTCCCTGGACGTCGGTGAGCCGCTCTGGCCGAACGCCTCGTTCAGTTCCGTGCTGGTCGCCGAGCCCGGAGGTCTGGTCGATGACCTGGAGCTGCCGGAGCCGATGGAGCCGGTGCGCTTCCTGCCGCTGCTGCCGATGACGCCGAACGAGGCGGCCTGGAAGCGGGTGCACGGGGCGGCCGCACTCCAGGAGCGGTGGCTGAAGCACGGCACGGATCTGCGGGACCCGCTGCGCGGACCGGTTTCGCTGACATGACGTCAGTCCTGGTGGAGCGGTCCATCCCAGGCGCGGGGTTCGGCCCGCTCCGTGCCGAGCGGGAGCCGTGAACGCGAGGCTGGGAGCGGTGAATCGTTGCATTGCGCATCTGGCTCTTGATGGTGAACCAGGGTGAAACCGTCGAACCGGACGGGTGATCGTCCTTGACGTGACGCCGGACGGGTAGGACCGTTGAGCGCTATGAGGGGCGAACCCAGTTGCCCGAAGTGCGGTGGCCGGGTCAGGGCGCCCGGTCTCTTCGCCGATACGTGGCAGTGCGACGTGCATGGTGCCGTGCAGCCGCTGCAACCGGTGATCCCGCCCAGTGTCGAAGCCCTCACCGTCGTCGTGGCCCGGGCCAAGGTGCCGGTGTGGATGCCCTGGCCACTGCCGGTCGGCTGGCTCTTCACCGGCGTCGCCTACGCGGGTGACGACCGCAGCGGAGGCCGCGCCGCCGCTGTCGCCTGCTCCGGTCCGGGACCGCTGGGTGGTGTGGGCGAGCTGCTGCTGGTCGCGGAGGAGCTCGGCGTCGGTCTCGGTGCCCGGTTCGCGGGGATCGACGGACCTGACCCGGGCCCCCGTATGACCGTCGACAAGCCACCCCAGGCCAAGGTGCTCGCCGCGGGCCGGCCGACCCCGCTCTGGCAGGTCGACGGTGTGCCCGAGGACCGCGCGGTCTTCGCGGGCGAGGCACTGGGGCTGTGGCTGTGGGCCGTCGTCTGGCCCGAGTCGACCGGGCTGCTGATGTACGACGAGTTGATACTCACCGATCTGCGGGACGCGGGCTCGGAGGTGGACCTGCTGCCGTGCGGGGCGCTGTCCCCGCGGCTCCTGCTGTAGCGGCTGCTGCGGCGGGCGTGCAGATGCAGGGGCGGTGGTGGTGTCGACTCGGGCGATCAGCGGTGCCGGATGCCGGCGGCCCCCGTCCGCCCTCGTCGGTCGCGGCCACCAGGGTGGTGCCCCGGGGGTGTAAGGCGCCCCGCTAGGATGGAACGTCCCCTTCCGACCCGAGCTCTGGAGCCATGCGTCGTGCGTATCGATCTGCACACCCACTCCACGGCCTCGGACGGTACGGACACCCCGGCCGAGCTCGTCCGGAACGCCGTCGCCGCCGGACTCGACGTCGTCGCGCTGACCGATCACGACACTGTCGCCGGGCACGCCGAGGCCATCGCCGCGCTCGCCGGGCAGAGCGCACCGCTCACCTTCGTCCCCGGAGCGGAGCTCTCCTGCCGGACCGACGGGGTGGGCCTGCACCTGCTGGCCTATCTCTTCGACCCCGATGAGCCCGAGCTCGCGCGCGAGCGTGAGCTGGTCAGGGACGACCGGGTGCCGCGGGCCAAGGCCATGGTCGCCAAGCTCCAGGAGCTGGGTGTGCCGGTCACCTGGGAGCAGGTGGCCCGTATCGCCGGGCACAGCGACGAGGCGGCAGGCAGGAAGTCCGTCGGCCGCCCCCATATCGCCTCCGCGCTCGTCGAACTGGGCGTCGTCCCGGACGTCTCCGCGGCCTTCACGCCCGACTGGCTGGCGAACGACGGGCGGGCCTACGTCGAGAAGCACGAGCTCGACCCCTTCGACGCCGTCCGCCTGGTCAAGGCCGCCGGGGGCGTGACGGTCTTCGCCCACCCACTGGCCGTCACCCGCGGTGAAGTGGTGCCCGAAGGCACCATTGCCCGGCTGGCGGAGGCGGGACTCGACGGCATAGAGGTCGACCACATGGACCACGACGAGCCGTCCCGTGCCCGGCTGCGCTCACTTGCCACCGAGCTCGGACTGCTCACCACCGGGTCCAGCGACTACCACGGCAGCCGCAAGACCTGTCGGCTCGGGGACTACACGACCGACCCGGAGATCTACGGCGAGATCACTCGCCGCGCCACCGGCGCCTTCCCTGTCCCGGGCACGGGCGGAACGCCCGCCCGCTGAGCACCGGCGCCGGTCTCCGGCGTTCCTCCGCATCCCCACTGATACGCGCTGATCCGCGCCTGCCGCAGATCCGGTACGCCCCGGCACGTACGCCGTGCCGGGGACCGGCTCGGCACACCAAGCCGCGGGACATCACGCGTTCACCGCACCCAGCACACCCACCACACCCCCGCAAGGCCTCACTGTGTTCGACCTCGCCGTCTTCGGCTCGCTCTTCCTCACCCTCTTCGTGATCATGGATCCCCCCGGGATCACCCCGATCTTCCTCGCCCTCACCTCAGGCCGCGCCACCAAGGTGCAGCGCCGGATGGCCTGGCAGGCCGTGGTGGTGGCGTTCGGCGTGATCACCGTGTTCGGCATCCTGGGCCAGCAGATCCTCGGATACCTCCATGTCTCCGTGCCCGCCCTGATGATCGCGGGTGGCCTGCTCCTGCTGCTGATCGCGCTGGACCTGCTCACCGGCAAGACCGACGAGCCCAAGCAGACCAAGGACGTCAACGTCGCGCTCGTGCCCCTCGGGATGCCGCTGCTGGCCGGTCCTGGCGCCATCGTCTCGGTGATCCTCGCGGTGCAGAACGCCTCCGGGACCGGGGAGCAGGTGGCCGTCTGGGCGGCGATCGTCGCGATGCATGTCGTGCTGTGGGTGACGCTGCGCTACTCGCTGCTCATCATTCGGCTCATCAAGGACGGCGGGGTCGTCCTGGTGACGCGGCTCGCCGGAATGATGCTCTCGGCGATCGCCGTGCAGCAGATCATCAACGGCATCACTCAGGTGATCCAGGGCTCTTAGGCCGTCCCGGCTGCCCGGAGCAGCACAACGCCCCCGCACGGAGGTGTCCGTGCGGGGGCGATTCTGCGTTCGGCCCACGGCCGGCGGCATCGGCGGCGCCGTGCGGATTATGAGGCCGTGCACTCGGCCGGCCGGATGTAGATCCGCTGGCCGATCGCGGCGGCCTGGAGGACCATCCGGTTGACGGAGGCTGCATCGACAACGGTGCTGTCCACGGCCGTGCCGTCGACGTCGTCCAGTCGCATGATCTCGAAGCGCATAAAGAGCTTCTCCCTTCTGTCCGTCCCAGTTCCACCCTTGCCAACAGGAGCAGAGCCGCAAACATTCCCTACGCTAAAGAAAATTTTTGGATGACTAACTACTCACCGGTATGGCACCTCATCCGCATCACAATGAGACCCATGAGATCCATGAGGCCCGTATGAACGACATGAGCGCCGACGATGAGCTCCAGCTCCGCAGCATCAGTGCCCGCATGGAGCGCACCAACGAGCTGCTCCAGCGCATGCTCGCCGAGGTCGCCAAGACCCCGTCCACCCATGCCATCTTCGTCGACGCCGGTTACGTCCATGCTTCCGCCGGGTTGCTGGTCGCGGGCACCGAGGACCGGCGCTCCTTCGACCTGGACGCGGAAGGGCTGATCGAGGCCTTCATCGACAAGGCCCGGACGATCTTCGCGGACAGCCGGTTGCTGAGGGTCTACTGGTACGACGGCGCCAGGCGCCGCATCCACAC
This DNA window, taken from Streptomyces sp. SCSIO 30461, encodes the following:
- a CDS encoding magnesium and cobalt transport protein CorA; translated protein: MSMIRDLRQAVRPALRKTSSAYSTYDTTRDPSASSAVVDCAVYRDGERVKDGSCLTPQQAMLRVREDGGFAWIGLHEPTEEEFAGIAAVFGLHPLAVEDAVHAHQRPKLERYDDTLFTVFKTIHYVEHAELTANSEVVETGEVMCFTGPDFVITVRHGGQGSLRNLRHRLQDDPELLAKGPSAVLHAIADHVVDGYIAVADAVQVDIDEIESDVFSAPAKGSTRGTDTGRIYQLKREVLEFKRAVTPLLRPMQLLSERPMRLVDPDIQKYFRDVADHLARVQEQVIGFDELLNSILQANLAQATVAQNEDMRKITSWAAIVAVPTAVCGVYGMNFDHMPELHWRYGYPMVLVGIVGVCLTIHRTLKRNGWL
- a CDS encoding suppressor of fused domain protein; protein product: MGEILALVEARLLTAFGEPDARAAVTFLGTDRIEVLRFIDGGGGGVVRYATLGMSAQPMNDPKDLLADPVKGPRAELLLSVRGGLADTDKVLRPLAVLASSPQVEGVIMAPGNSLDVGEPLWPNASFSSVLVAEPGGLVDDLELPEPMEPVRFLPLLPMTPNEAAWKRVHGAAALQERWLKHGTDLRDPLRGPVSLT
- a CDS encoding DUF6758 family protein, with protein sequence MRGEPSCPKCGGRVRAPGLFADTWQCDVHGAVQPLQPVIPPSVEALTVVVARAKVPVWMPWPLPVGWLFTGVAYAGDDRSGGRAAAVACSGPGPLGGVGELLLVAEELGVGLGARFAGIDGPDPGPRMTVDKPPQAKVLAAGRPTPLWQVDGVPEDRAVFAGEALGLWLWAVVWPESTGLLMYDELILTDLRDAGSEVDLLPCGALSPRLLL
- a CDS encoding PHP domain-containing protein, with product MRIDLHTHSTASDGTDTPAELVRNAVAAGLDVVALTDHDTVAGHAEAIAALAGQSAPLTFVPGAELSCRTDGVGLHLLAYLFDPDEPELARERELVRDDRVPRAKAMVAKLQELGVPVTWEQVARIAGHSDEAAGRKSVGRPHIASALVELGVVPDVSAAFTPDWLANDGRAYVEKHELDPFDAVRLVKAAGGVTVFAHPLAVTRGEVVPEGTIARLAEAGLDGIEVDHMDHDEPSRARLRSLATELGLLTTGSSDYHGSRKTCRLGDYTTDPEIYGEITRRATGAFPVPGTGGTPAR
- a CDS encoding MarC family protein — protein: MFDLAVFGSLFLTLFVIMDPPGITPIFLALTSGRATKVQRRMAWQAVVVAFGVITVFGILGQQILGYLHVSVPALMIAGGLLLLLIALDLLTGKTDEPKQTKDVNVALVPLGMPLLAGPGAIVSVILAVQNASGTGEQVAVWAAIVAMHVVLWVTLRYSLLIIRLIKDGGVVLVTRLAGMMLSAIAVQQIINGITQVIQGS